Proteins co-encoded in one Desulfofundulus luciae genomic window:
- the mutS gene encoding DNA mismatch repair protein MutS gives MLKQYLQIKQNYQDAILFFRLGDFYEMFFDDALIASRELEITLTGRDAGAAGRVPMCGVPYHAADTYIARLIERGYKVAICDQVEDPADARGIVRREVTRVVTPGTIMECLEERKHNFLAAVVEKGNAYGLAVVDVTTGLFMVTQIDGRDALLDELIRLEPAEVLLPDIPLYRELAGAVKSRLPKAVTSFWSPAAFERGEAVRSLQEQLGTGWTRSGLSGLPLAILCAGGMLNYLKATQKRELGQINRVEIYCGGQYMHLDGVTRRNLELTSSLRDGSRWGTLLWVLDHTVTAMGGRLLKSWLERPLLDVQAIRARQDAVEELVNDSLARQELQHLLKTIYDLERLSSRVVYGTAGPRDLLALKNSLAVLPKVKKVLCNKKAPLWQEIAGDLDCLEDVVQLLDEAIDADPPAGSREGGIIREGYHPEVDRLRQASREGKNWLAQLEAREKERTGIRSLKVGFNKVFGYYLEVTRPNLDLVPADYIRKQTLAGAERFITPELKELEEQILGAEERLVQLEYRLFTEIREKVAAQVRRIQQAAGAVARTDVLLSLAEAAVKGNYVRPKVNDGSRITIREGRHPVVEQVLEPGEFVPNDVDLGGDTRLILLTGPNMAGKSTYMRQVALLVLMAQVGSFIPAASGEIGIVDRIFTRVGASDDLAAGQSTFMVEMSECQVIVSAATPRSLIIMDEVGRGTSTYDGISIARALVEYIVRRIGARTLFSTHYHELTELDVLPGVKNFTVAVEERGEDVVFLRRVRPGRADRSYGIQVARLAGLPGEILQRAEEILHELECRQDGGAVSPAPRDLPAHREEKTAVPKHPILDELVKLDLWQMTPLEALNTLAAWQRSLKQGVRRVAGHGS, from the coding sequence ATGCTGAAACAGTATTTGCAGATTAAACAGAATTATCAAGACGCCATACTCTTTTTTCGTCTCGGGGATTTTTACGAAATGTTTTTTGATGATGCCCTGATAGCCTCGCGGGAACTGGAGATTACCCTTACCGGGAGGGACGCCGGGGCAGCCGGCCGGGTGCCCATGTGCGGGGTGCCCTATCATGCGGCAGACACCTATATTGCCCGTTTAATTGAACGGGGGTACAAGGTGGCCATTTGCGACCAGGTCGAGGACCCGGCCGATGCCAGGGGGATCGTGCGGCGGGAAGTGACCCGGGTGGTTACCCCCGGCACGATCATGGAATGCCTGGAGGAAAGAAAACATAATTTCCTGGCCGCCGTAGTTGAAAAAGGCAATGCTTACGGTCTGGCCGTGGTTGACGTAACCACGGGCCTGTTCATGGTTACCCAGATAGACGGCCGGGATGCCCTGCTGGATGAACTAATCCGCCTGGAACCGGCCGAGGTTCTCCTGCCCGATATACCCCTTTACCGGGAGCTGGCCGGGGCCGTCAAGTCCCGGCTGCCCAAAGCGGTTACTTCCTTCTGGAGTCCCGCCGCCTTCGAGCGGGGGGAGGCGGTCCGGAGCTTACAGGAACAGTTGGGAACGGGTTGGACCCGCTCCGGTTTAAGCGGCCTGCCCCTGGCCATCCTTTGTGCCGGGGGAATGTTGAATTACCTTAAGGCCACCCAGAAGCGGGAGCTGGGCCAGATCAACCGGGTAGAAATATACTGTGGGGGCCAGTACATGCACCTGGACGGGGTCACCCGGCGCAATCTGGAGTTAACCAGTTCCTTAAGGGATGGCTCCCGTTGGGGTACCCTTCTCTGGGTGCTGGACCACACGGTCACGGCCATGGGCGGGCGTTTGTTGAAGTCCTGGCTGGAGCGCCCCCTGCTGGATGTGCAGGCCATTCGTGCCCGTCAGGATGCGGTGGAGGAACTGGTCAATGATAGTCTTGCCCGCCAGGAACTGCAGCACCTTTTAAAGACCATCTACGATTTGGAAAGGTTATCCTCCCGGGTAGTCTACGGCACCGCCGGTCCCCGGGATTTGCTTGCCTTGAAAAACTCCCTGGCCGTTTTGCCAAAGGTAAAAAAAGTGCTATGCAATAAAAAAGCTCCCCTCTGGCAGGAGATTGCCGGAGATCTGGACTGCCTGGAAGATGTTGTCCAGCTCTTAGATGAAGCTATTGACGCCGATCCCCCTGCCGGTTCCAGGGAAGGTGGTATCATCCGGGAGGGATATCATCCCGAGGTGGACCGCCTGCGCCAGGCCAGCCGGGAGGGTAAAAACTGGCTGGCCCAGCTGGAAGCCCGGGAAAAGGAGCGTACCGGTATCCGCTCCTTGAAGGTAGGCTTTAATAAGGTGTTTGGTTATTACCTGGAAGTAACCCGCCCCAACCTTGATCTTGTGCCCGCTGACTACATACGCAAGCAGACCCTGGCCGGGGCGGAGCGTTTTATTACCCCGGAGTTAAAGGAACTGGAAGAACAAATCCTGGGAGCAGAAGAAAGGCTTGTTCAGCTGGAATACCGTTTATTTACCGAAATAAGGGAAAAAGTGGCTGCCCAGGTGAGGCGCATTCAACAGGCAGCGGGGGCGGTAGCCCGTACCGATGTCCTTCTTTCCCTGGCCGAGGCAGCGGTGAAGGGAAATTATGTCCGTCCCAAGGTAAACGACGGTTCCCGCATAACCATCCGGGAAGGTCGTCACCCGGTGGTGGAGCAGGTGCTTGAGCCGGGAGAATTTGTGCCCAACGACGTGGATCTGGGGGGCGATACCCGCCTGATCCTGCTCACCGGACCCAATATGGCGGGGAAAAGCACCTATATGCGCCAGGTGGCCCTGCTGGTATTAATGGCCCAGGTGGGTAGCTTTATTCCCGCTGCCTCCGGGGAAATAGGCATTGTGGACCGCATTTTTACCCGGGTGGGGGCCAGCGACGACCTGGCCGCGGGGCAAAGCACTTTCATGGTGGAGATGAGCGAATGCCAGGTAATTGTCAGTGCGGCCACGCCCCGGAGCTTGATCATCATGGATGAGGTGGGGCGGGGTACCAGCACCTACGACGGCATCAGCATTGCCCGGGCACTGGTGGAATACATTGTGCGCCGCATCGGTGCCCGAACCCTCTTTTCCACCCATTATCACGAATTGACTGAACTGGATGTCTTGCCCGGGGTCAAAAACTTTACCGTTGCCGTGGAGGAAAGGGGAGAAGACGTGGTTTTCCTGCGCCGGGTGCGTCCCGGGCGGGCAGACCGTAGCTACGGCATCCAGGTGGCCCGCCTGGCGGGCTTGCCCGGGGAAATCCTGCAAAGAGCCGAAGAAATACTCCACGAACTGGAGTGCCGCCAGGACGGGGGAGCTGTAAGCCCGGCGCCAAGGGACCTGCCGGCTCACAGGGAAGAGAAAACTGCGGTTCCCAAACATCCTATCCTGGATGAACTGGTGAAACTGGATCTGTGGCAAATGACCCCCCTGGAGGCCCTGAATACCCTTGCCGCCTGGCAGCGGAGTTTAAAACAGGGTGTAAGGCGGGTAGCCGGCCACGGTAGTTAG
- a CDS encoding ABC-ATPase domain-containing protein: MSNQETLRSRLLDIDGRGYGAYKSIGGSYSFDRYTLFIDHVQSDPFAPPSRLRVRVDQRLASFPPELYATTPRRIALEDYLMRQFGRAISRHARGHRGTGKSGLIAIGHCGQEILERTGAVVNKKYVEIRFNVGLPARGRTITGWEAVRIFFEEIPAIVNESLFYKSLDAAALKQQVELVEDQEFLRARLDERGLVAFVANGAILPRESGVSDRPLTRGRVIPFQSPPELEVSFELPNRGTVTGMGVPRGVTLIVGGGYHGKSTLLRALERGVYNHIPGDGRELVITVDDAVKIRAEDGRSVEKVDISAFINNLPHGQDTRAFSTENASGSTSQAANIVEALEVGTRLLLLDEDTSATNFMIRDGRMQELVAKEFEPITPFIDRVRQLYEHLGVSTVLVVGGSGDYFAVADRVIMMQNYIPLDVTRRAREIALRHRDERRVEAVGTFNRITSRIPLPASFILEGRARVKARGIDEIVYGHMDIDLQDVEQLVDPAQLRAIAEIIKYAAKHYINGERTLREVVLAVLADIDREGLDVVSPFKGQHPGDYARPRVQEIAAAINRYRRLQVRQQL, translated from the coding sequence TTGTCCAACCAGGAAACACTGCGTTCCCGCCTGCTGGACATAGATGGCCGTGGTTACGGTGCCTATAAGTCCATTGGCGGCAGCTATTCTTTTGACCGTTACACTCTCTTTATTGATCACGTACAAAGCGATCCCTTTGCCCCCCCCAGCCGCCTGCGGGTGCGGGTGGACCAGCGTTTGGCCAGTTTTCCTCCCGAACTGTATGCCACCACCCCCCGGAGAATTGCCCTGGAGGACTACCTGATGCGACAGTTTGGCCGGGCAATCAGCCGCCATGCCCGGGGGCACCGGGGGACCGGTAAAAGCGGCCTGATCGCTATAGGCCACTGCGGCCAGGAAATTCTCGAGCGTACCGGGGCAGTTGTTAATAAGAAGTATGTAGAGATCCGTTTTAACGTTGGTCTGCCTGCCCGGGGGCGTACCATTACCGGCTGGGAAGCAGTGCGCATCTTCTTTGAAGAGATTCCGGCCATCGTCAACGAATCCCTGTTTTATAAAAGTCTGGACGCAGCGGCCTTAAAACAACAGGTGGAACTGGTGGAAGACCAGGAATTTTTAAGGGCCCGGCTGGATGAACGGGGCCTGGTGGCCTTTGTGGCCAACGGAGCCATCCTGCCCAGGGAAAGCGGCGTAAGCGACCGCCCTTTAACCAGGGGCCGGGTAATTCCCTTTCAATCTCCGCCGGAACTGGAGGTTTCCTTTGAGCTGCCCAATCGCGGCACGGTGACTGGCATGGGCGTTCCCCGGGGGGTCACCCTCATTGTGGGAGGAGGCTACCACGGCAAGTCTACCCTTTTGCGTGCCCTGGAAAGGGGAGTCTACAACCATATCCCCGGAGACGGGCGGGAACTGGTAATTACCGTGGATGACGCGGTGAAAATCCGGGCCGAGGACGGCCGCAGCGTGGAAAAGGTGGATATCAGCGCTTTTATAAACAATTTACCCCATGGCCAGGATACCCGGGCTTTTTCCACGGAAAACGCCAGTGGCAGCACTTCGCAGGCGGCTAACATCGTGGAGGCCCTGGAAGTGGGGACCCGTTTGTTGCTTCTTGACGAGGATACCAGTGCCACCAACTTTATGATCCGGGATGGCCGCATGCAGGAACTGGTGGCCAAGGAATTCGAACCCATCACCCCCTTTATCGATAGGGTGCGCCAGCTTTACGAGCACCTGGGTGTTTCCACCGTCCTGGTGGTGGGCGGATCGGGGGATTACTTTGCGGTGGCCGACCGGGTCATTATGATGCAAAACTACATCCCCTTGGATGTAACCCGGCGGGCCAGGGAGATAGCTTTGCGCCACCGTGATGAGCGCCGGGTAGAGGCTGTTGGTACTTTTAACCGGATTACCTCCCGTATCCCTTTGCCTGCCTCCTTTATCCTTGAGGGACGGGCCAGGGTAAAAGCGCGGGGGATCGATGAAATTGTCTATGGCCACATGGATATTGACCTGCAGGATGTGGAGCAACTGGTGGACCCCGCTCAATTGCGGGCCATAGCTGAGATCATCAAGTATGCGGCTAAACACTACATTAACGGGGAACGAACCTTGAGGGAAGTAGTCCTGGCGGTTCTGGCGGATATAGATAGAGAGGGCCTTGATGTTGTATCTCCCTTTAAAGGACAGCACCCGGGGGATTATGCTCGCCCCCGGGTGCAGGAAATTGCCGCCGCTATTAACCGCTACCGTCGCTTGCAGGTGCGCCAGCAGTTATAA
- a CDS encoding YlbF family regulator, with the protein MSVIAKARELGEEIARSQELTAMIQAQQAMLQDPAAKQIIDEFHQKQRFLQMIQTQGLELTESQKADVEDLEKRMMDNPLITEFFRAQHNFEQLLEEINQIISDAISGGQHSCSDESCSCCCGCEV; encoded by the coding sequence GTGTCTGTAATCGCAAAGGCCCGGGAACTGGGAGAAGAAATTGCCCGCTCCCAGGAGTTGACGGCCATGATCCAGGCCCAGCAGGCTATGCTGCAGGATCCTGCCGCCAAGCAAATCATCGATGAATTTCATCAAAAGCAGCGGTTCCTGCAAATGATCCAGACCCAGGGCCTGGAACTTACGGAAAGCCAGAAGGCCGATGTGGAAGATCTGGAAAAGCGCATGATGGATAACCCGTTGATTACGGAATTTTTCCGTGCTCAACACAACTTCGAACAGTTACTGGAAGAAATCAACCAGATCATTAGCGATGCCATTTCCGGCGGCCAGCATTCCTGTTCCGATGAAAGCTGCAGTTGCTGCTGCGGCTGTGAGGTCTAG
- the rsgA gene encoding ribosome small subunit-dependent GTPase A, protein MLREGTVVKAYGGHYYVASGEEIHDCVLRGRFRREKKQVLVGDRVTFRLLPQGQGVIEEVHPRRTTLVRPPVANVDRALIVFAMKDPDPNTFLLDRFLIQAEHAGVGPAICFNKVDLGEDLSRDMIGAYRRAGYPVVCTSVLDGSGLDELRALLQGHITVLAGPSGVGKSSLLNAMVPGLNLKTGEISRKLGRGRHTTRHVELLCLPGGGLVADTPGFSSLYLPEMKREELGEFYPEFVARRDDCRFTGCLHFQEPDCAVKRAVEKGEISAFRYENYLQLLQEVMELERRY, encoded by the coding sequence GGTCAAGGCTTACGGCGGACATTATTATGTAGCGAGCGGCGAGGAAATTCACGACTGCGTCTTGAGGGGACGCTTTCGCCGGGAAAAGAAGCAGGTGCTGGTTGGGGACCGGGTTACCTTTCGCCTCCTACCCCAGGGTCAGGGGGTAATTGAAGAGGTACACCCCCGCCGGACCACCCTTGTGCGTCCGCCGGTAGCCAATGTAGACCGGGCACTGATTGTGTTTGCGATGAAGGATCCCGACCCCAATACCTTTTTACTGGATCGGTTTCTCATCCAGGCCGAACATGCCGGGGTAGGGCCGGCCATTTGTTTTAACAAGGTGGACCTGGGAGAAGATCTAAGCCGGGATATGATCGGGGCCTACCGCCGGGCAGGTTATCCGGTTGTTTGTACCAGTGTTCTGGATGGCAGCGGCCTTGATGAATTGCGTGCCCTGCTACAGGGACATATTACCGTACTGGCCGGGCCTTCGGGGGTGGGTAAGTCCAGCCTGTTAAATGCCATGGTTCCCGGTTTAAATCTAAAAACCGGGGAGATCAGCCGCAAATTAGGCCGGGGCCGGCATACCACCAGGCATGTGGAGCTCCTGTGTTTGCCCGGGGGGGGTCTGGTAGCAGATACCCCGGGGTTTTCCAGCCTTTATTTGCCCGAAATGAAACGGGAAGAACTGGGGGAGTTTTATCCGGAATTTGTAGCCCGCCGCGACGATTGCCGCTTCACCGGCTGCCTGCATTTCCAGGAGCCCGATTGTGCGGTAAAAAGGGCCGTTGAAAAAGGGGAAATTTCCGCCTTTCGCTACGAAAACTATTTACAATTGCTGCAGGAAGTAATGGAACTGGAGAGGAGATACTGA
- the miaB gene encoding tRNA (N6-isopentenyl adenosine(37)-C2)-methylthiotransferase MiaB: MKERIPTYEVITFGCQMNDHDSEVMAGMLESLGYEPAASTGEADVILVNTCCVRETAENKIYGLLGRLAHLKDKKGDLIIGIAGCMTQQPEVTRKIKNRFPQVDLILGTHNLHRLPELLLQARECRERVVEIWDQAGEIVENLPIRRASRVKAWVNITYGCNNFCTYCIVPYVRGRERSRRPEDILNEIRQLVQEGYREVTLLGQNVNSYGKDLPGPASFARLLTEVDQIPGLWRIRFTTSHPRDFTRELIDTIARCPHVCEHIHLPVQAGSNRILKLMNRGYDRDYYLDLVERIRRAIPGVAITTDIMVGFPGETEEDFAQTMDLVERVRFDGAFTFVYNPRPGTPAARFPEQVPDGVKSERIQKLIERQNEITLAHNKALVGRVEQILVEGESKTNPEMMSGRTRTNRLVIFPGSRDLAGQLVNVTVTGARLTHLEGKLAATV, from the coding sequence ATGAAGGAAAGAATACCCACCTACGAAGTAATAACCTTTGGGTGCCAGATGAATGACCACGACTCTGAGGTAATGGCCGGCATGCTGGAATCCCTGGGTTACGAACCAGCCGCCAGCACCGGTGAGGCCGATGTAATACTGGTGAACACCTGCTGCGTACGGGAAACGGCCGAAAACAAGATCTACGGCCTTTTGGGGCGTCTGGCTCACTTAAAGGATAAAAAGGGCGACCTGATCATTGGCATAGCTGGATGCATGACCCAGCAGCCGGAAGTAACCCGCAAAATCAAAAACCGTTTTCCCCAGGTGGATCTCATCCTGGGTACCCACAACTTACACCGCCTGCCCGAACTCCTTTTACAGGCCCGGGAATGCCGGGAAAGGGTGGTGGAGATATGGGATCAGGCCGGCGAGATCGTGGAAAACCTGCCTATCCGCCGGGCCTCCAGGGTGAAGGCCTGGGTAAACATCACCTACGGCTGCAATAACTTTTGCACCTACTGTATTGTACCCTACGTGCGCGGGCGGGAGCGCAGCCGCCGGCCGGAAGACATTCTTAACGAGATTCGCCAACTGGTACAGGAAGGCTACCGGGAAGTCACCCTTTTAGGGCAGAATGTGAACTCTTACGGCAAGGATTTGCCCGGGCCGGCCAGTTTTGCCCGCCTGCTAACAGAAGTGGATCAAATTCCGGGTCTTTGGCGTATCCGTTTTACCACCTCCCATCCCCGGGATTTTACCCGGGAACTGATTGATACCATTGCCCGCTGCCCCCACGTATGCGAACATATCCATCTGCCCGTGCAGGCAGGCAGCAACCGTATCCTGAAGCTGATGAACCGGGGTTATGACCGGGACTATTACCTGGACCTGGTGGAGCGCATTCGCCGGGCTATACCCGGCGTGGCCATAACCACTGATATCATGGTAGGGTTCCCCGGGGAAACGGAAGAGGATTTTGCCCAGACCATGGATCTGGTGGAAAGGGTGCGCTTTGACGGCGCCTTTACCTTTGTATATAACCCCCGGCCGGGCACCCCGGCGGCACGCTTTCCTGAGCAGGTACCCGACGGAGTAAAAAGCGAAAGGATTCAGAAGCTCATTGAAAGACAGAACGAAATCACCCTGGCCCATAACAAGGCCCTCGTTGGCCGGGTGGAGCAGATTCTGGTGGAAGGCGAAAGCAAAACCAACCCCGAAATGATGAGCGGCCGCACCAGGACAAACCGGCTGGTGATTTTCCCCGGTTCCAGGGATCTCGCCGGGCAACTGGTGAATGTGACTGTTACCGGAGCCCGCCTCACCCACCTGGAAGGCAAATTGGCGGCGACGGTATGA
- a CDS encoding RCKP-type rubredoxin-like domain-containing protein: MAVWKCQECGNVVEARCKPGKCKSCGAPKDKLAKESQPKK, from the coding sequence ATGGCTGTCTGGAAGTGCCAGGAGTGCGGGAATGTAGTGGAGGCCCGCTGCAAGCCCGGCAAGTGCAAGTCTTGCGGTGCACCCAAGGATAAGCTTGCCAAGGAATCCCAGCCCAAGAAGTAG
- the rpe gene encoding ribulose-phosphate 3-epimerase yields MIKIAPSILSANFARLMEDVQRVERAGADYLHLDVMDGHFVPNITIGPLVVAALRPHSRLFFDVHLMIEEPDRYIDSFVEAGADLITVHAEACRHLHRTLTHIREKGARAGVALNPATPPEVLEYLPGLFDLVLVMTVNPGFGGQAFIPQTILKIRKIREMLNGAGLEAEIQVDGGINPSTAPLVVQAGATVLVAGSAVFGAPDPVAAIQKIRQAAKGGE; encoded by the coding sequence GTGATCAAAATAGCACCGTCGATTCTCTCGGCTAACTTTGCCCGCCTTATGGAAGACGTGCAACGGGTGGAGAGGGCCGGGGCAGACTACCTCCACCTTGACGTCATGGACGGCCACTTCGTGCCCAACATTACCATCGGGCCACTGGTGGTGGCGGCTCTGCGGCCCCACAGCCGGCTGTTTTTTGACGTTCATTTAATGATCGAAGAGCCCGACCGTTATATAGATTCCTTTGTTGAGGCGGGGGCAGACCTGATCACGGTACATGCGGAAGCCTGCCGGCACCTGCACCGCACGCTCACGCATATCCGGGAAAAGGGGGCCAGGGCCGGGGTAGCCCTGAATCCGGCCACTCCCCCTGAAGTGCTGGAATACCTGCCCGGACTTTTTGATCTGGTACTGGTGATGACCGTTAACCCGGGCTTCGGTGGGCAGGCCTTTATTCCCCAGACCATCCTCAAAATCCGCAAGATCCGGGAGATGCTGAATGGTGCCGGGTTGGAGGCGGAAATCCAGGTGGACGGTGGTATCAATCCCTCCACCGCCCCACTGGTGGTACAGGCCGGGGCTACGGTACTGGTGGCTGGTTCGGCTGTTTTTGGTGCCCCGGATCCGGTAGCGGCTATTCAGAAAATCCGGCAAGCGGCAAAAGGGGGTGAGTAG
- a CDS encoding chemotaxis protein CheW: MGDEQQVVIFQLNDQQYALPIQETQEIIRMTDITRVPNTKSYIEGIINLRGSIVPVINLNRRLDLPVRDYTDATRIIVVEYEGQKVGMIVDNVLEVGRYNPNEMEPPAVAGDNMEFLRGVIKKGDRLWLLLNLGRVL; this comes from the coding sequence ATGGGCGATGAGCAACAAGTGGTAATCTTCCAGTTAAACGATCAACAATATGCCCTGCCCATTCAGGAAACCCAGGAGATCATTCGCATGACCGATATTACCCGGGTGCCTAACACTAAAAGTTACATTGAAGGTATCATCAATCTCAGGGGTAGTATCGTGCCGGTAATTAACCTGAACAGACGCCTGGATCTGCCTGTGCGGGATTACACCGATGCCACCCGGATCATTGTGGTGGAGTATGAAGGACAAAAAGTGGGTATGATTGTTGATAACGTTCTGGAGGTGGGTCGCTACAACCCCAATGAAATGGAACCGCCGGCGGTGGCTGGAGACAACATGGAGTTCCTCCGGGGGGTAATAAAAAAAGGCGACCGCCTGTGGTTATTGCTCAACCTGGGCCGGGTTTTGTAG